The following coding sequences are from one Methanocorpusculum vombati window:
- a CDS encoding ATP-binding cassette domain-containing protein has product MTQSTSPSIQTLTILPGTTRTGDPENFTEITIRPGDTISIVGPTGSGKTAFINDIEVFAQGDTITKRKILVNGSEPADDLVRDPAKKPIAMITQNTKCLADLTVEEFLTMHLRSRKMENIGIVDDAIDLANQFTGEKIAGCMRMSSLSGGQTRSLFVADAVSISDTPIILLDEVENAGIFKDRVIEILREKHKAIIFVTHDPYVALLTEKRIVMKGGAVEKILTPGDEERDALTQIAKMDADMMKLRERIRSGELLSARRVEA; this is encoded by the coding sequence ATGACACAAAGTACCTCTCCTTCCATACAAACCCTCACCATACTCCCCGGCACCACCCGCACCGGAGACCCCGAAAACTTCACCGAGATCACCATCCGTCCGGGGGACACCATCTCCATCGTCGGACCGACCGGCTCCGGCAAAACCGCATTCATCAACGACATCGAAGTCTTCGCACAGGGCGACACCATCACCAAACGAAAAATCCTCGTCAACGGATCAGAACCCGCCGACGACCTCGTCCGTGACCCCGCCAAAAAACCCATTGCCATGATCACCCAGAACACCAAATGCCTCGCCGACCTCACCGTCGAAGAATTTCTCACCATGCACCTGCGTTCCCGCAAAATGGAAAACATCGGCATCGTCGACGACGCAATCGATCTCGCCAACCAGTTCACCGGCGAAAAAATCGCCGGATGCATGCGCATGAGCTCCCTCTCCGGCGGTCAGACCCGCAGCCTCTTCGTCGCCGACGCTGTCAGCATCTCCGACACCCCGATTATTTTACTTGATGAAGTCGAAAACGCCGGCATCTTCAAAGACCGCGTCATCGAAATCCTGCGGGAAAAACACAAAGCCATCATCTTCGTCACCCACGACCCCTACGTCGCCCTCCTCACCGAAAAACGGATCGTCATGAAAGGCGGCGCCGTCGAAAAAATTCTCACCCCGGGTGACGAAGAACGGGACGCACTCACGCAGATAGCAAAGATGGACGCCGACATGATGAAACTGCGGGAACGCATCCGCTCCGGGGAGCTCCTCAGTGCCCGGAGAGTCGAAGCATGA
- a CDS encoding GTP-binding protein, whose translation MNVRLIAIAGPPSAGKTAVVKQIIRNLGPAKIAYLKIDVVQAWEDEELAAEFGIPTKKVYSGDMCPDHMGIMVIRDALLWADKLGAEYLLYESAGLCLRCTPYTVNSLGICVLSAVSGTHAPLKMAPMIALADVAVVTKIDLVSQAEKEVFREGIRQVAPKIDIVETNAIQGTGMRYLMQVIEQMEPAKSEKDTLRGVPPLGVCTICIGKKETGWQEHFGVIRPLAAPDNLYRGE comes from the coding sequence ATGAACGTCCGGCTCATCGCAATCGCCGGACCGCCGAGTGCCGGCAAGACCGCGGTTGTCAAACAGATCATCCGGAACCTCGGCCCCGCAAAAATCGCCTACCTCAAGATCGACGTCGTACAGGCATGGGAAGACGAAGAACTTGCCGCAGAGTTCGGCATCCCCACCAAAAAAGTGTACTCCGGTGACATGTGCCCCGACCACATGGGTATCATGGTCATCCGCGACGCCCTCCTCTGGGCGGACAAACTCGGCGCCGAATACCTCCTCTACGAAAGTGCCGGCCTCTGTCTGCGATGTACTCCGTACACCGTCAACTCCCTTGGAATCTGTGTTCTTTCCGCCGTCTCCGGTACTCATGCCCCACTGAAAATGGCGCCCATGATCGCCCTCGCCGACGTTGCCGTCGTCACCAAAATTGATCTCGTATCCCAGGCCGAGAAGGAAGTCTTCCGCGAAGGAATCCGTCAGGTAGCCCCCAAGATCGACATCGTCGAAACCAACGCCATCCAGGGAACGGGCATGCGCTACCTCATGCAGGTCATCGAACAGATGGAACCTGCAAAAAGTGAAAAAGACACCCTTCGCGGAGTTCCGCCGCTCGGCGTCTGCACCATCTGCATTGGCAAAAAAGAAACCGGCTGGCAAGAACACTTCGGAGTCATACGCCCGCTCGCCGCACCCGACAACCTCTACCGGGGTGAATAG
- a CDS encoding Fe-S cluster protein, with protein MIWTPPGKNCGACGSCGLEAAYTGVDVTGAPYDFIITAFPGEPSARKIVLPFRPDLVETLGITAGDIVTGRPTGAGCPVQHVIKVLEADPVSGLITGHVVGPAFARGNSDVIDLRHYHMIGFEGVATVVRKTPEFGLRMPFLPGVCMMHRTHTGVVNMIMQKSYGLHVRVEGVVIL; from the coding sequence ATGATCTGGACACCACCCGGAAAGAACTGTGGTGCCTGCGGTTCCTGCGGCCTTGAGGCCGCATATACCGGAGTGGATGTAACCGGCGCACCGTACGACTTCATCATCACCGCATTCCCCGGTGAACCGTCGGCACGAAAGATCGTCCTGCCTTTCCGGCCCGATCTCGTCGAAACACTCGGCATCACTGCCGGGGACATCGTCACCGGCAGACCAACCGGTGCCGGCTGCCCCGTTCAGCATGTGATCAAAGTCCTTGAGGCCGACCCTGTCTCCGGTCTCATCACTGGTCACGTTGTCGGTCCCGCATTTGCACGGGGAAACAGCGACGTCATTGACCTCAGGCACTATCATATGATAGGCTTTGAAGGAGTCGCAACCGTCGTCCGAAAAACACCGGAGTTCGGTCTCCGAATGCCGTTTCTTCCCGGTGTCTGCATGATGCACCGGACACATACCGGCGTTGTCAACATGATCATGCAGAAATCCTACGGACTCCATGTGAGAGTAGAGGGGGTCGTGATTCTATGA
- a CDS encoding methanogenesis marker 16 metalloprotein, protein MKSIENINTKISAGTAVVWTASEFKKHIRAGDTITPEDVDVVTCGTFGIMSGTAAVLAFQAAPAGSFTRARHMTLNGIPAHIGPCPNESNGHVDAMVYGTAQSDRPGYGGGHLFADLVAGKSVEAMIETDTGTITRQITLAEMSSAKMIVTRGAFKNYQAFVNPGGDAITTIFSVLPMQGNMREATFSGCGEINPLENDPDLRYHTPGTVALVNGAPGVILGTGTRTSAAKPNLSLAADMRQMDPNLMGGFKMVSGCECLTSVATAIPVTDSAAIAALSVLDENISLPVANVANRTAFDTATYADAWSGDARVRAAPDNCKTPDCTRCRDLCPREAIRSDLTITKSCMGCLTCVAVCPDHVFSAKTGSLHTASGSIPIVLRQSDRVRGELAARLLRDRIRAGSWKLGGGV, encoded by the coding sequence ATGAAATCCATTGAAAATATCAATACAAAAATTTCTGCGGGCACGGCAGTTGTCTGGACCGCATCCGAGTTCAAGAAACATATCCGTGCAGGAGATACGATAACACCAGAGGATGTCGATGTCGTCACCTGCGGAACATTCGGTATTATGTCCGGCACCGCAGCTGTCCTTGCCTTCCAGGCAGCCCCAGCGGGTTCGTTTACCCGTGCCCGACATATGACACTGAACGGAATTCCGGCACACATCGGCCCGTGCCCAAACGAGAGCAATGGCCACGTGGACGCCATGGTCTACGGTACCGCACAGTCAGATCGCCCCGGTTACGGCGGCGGTCATCTGTTTGCAGATCTCGTCGCAGGAAAATCCGTCGAGGCGATGATCGAAACCGACACCGGAACAATCACCAGACAGATCACCCTTGCTGAGATGTCCTCGGCAAAGATGATCGTCACCCGCGGCGCCTTCAAAAATTATCAGGCCTTCGTGAACCCGGGAGGGGACGCGATCACCACGATCTTTTCCGTTCTGCCGATGCAGGGAAACATGCGGGAAGCAACCTTTTCCGGATGCGGTGAGATAAATCCGCTGGAAAATGATCCGGACCTCCGGTATCACACTCCCGGAACTGTGGCGCTGGTCAACGGTGCGCCGGGTGTCATCCTCGGTACCGGCACGCGGACCTCCGCGGCAAAACCCAATCTCTCCCTCGCCGCCGATATGCGGCAGATGGATCCGAATCTCATGGGCGGATTCAAAATGGTATCCGGATGTGAGTGTCTCACCTCGGTTGCGACCGCGATTCCTGTGACGGATAGCGCCGCGATTGCGGCGCTGTCTGTTCTTGATGAGAACATATCTCTGCCGGTTGCAAACGTTGCGAACCGGACCGCGTTTGATACCGCGACCTATGCCGATGCGTGGAGCGGGGATGCCCGCGTCCGTGCCGCTCCGGATAACTGCAAAACTCCGGACTGCACCCGGTGCCGCGACCTCTGTCCCCGCGAGGCGATACGGTCTGACCTGACGATTACGAAATCCTGTATGGGGTGCCTGACCTGTGTTGCGGTCTGTCCCGATCACGTCTTTTCGGCAAAGACCGGATCGCTTCACACCGCGTCCGGTAGTATTCCGATTGTGCTGCGGCAGTCCGACCGGGTTCGGGGAGAACTTGCAGCACGGCTGCTGCGTGACAGAATACGAGCCGGCAGCTGGAAACTCGGAGGCGGTGTCTGA
- a CDS encoding cysteate synthase: protein MGDYTLRCVAGGESLPERYTLSCKEHAGLIRTEYAARQLTVRPELPGMFRYLDWLPVHGTLPTQTRPVTFRSESLCHELGLPNLWVTFTGYYPERECFVATGSFKELEALPTTVRLAENGGGTLVVASAGNTGRAFAQMAAEFGTPVIIVVPETSAKSLWTVTEPKQPDAIKLITVRGDYTDAIAVANRITERPGYLPEGGAKNVARRDGMGTVMLDAVVTIGRMPDHYFQAVGSGTGGIAAWEAAMRLAADGRFGSEVPRLHLAQNLPFVPMVHAWKERRALLLERDMPDAAEAIAQVSAPVLTNRAPPYSMPGGVFEAMMYCGGDMYAVSNADARDAGRLFSDAENGIDLDPAAAVATAALISAVNCGAVDRRDTITLNITGGGYARVREERGVFPVPVTATVHADEVPEV, encoded by the coding sequence ATGGGTGACTACACGCTTCGCTGTGTTGCCGGGGGCGAGAGCCTGCCGGAACGGTATACGCTTTCCTGTAAGGAACATGCCGGTCTCATCCGGACGGAGTATGCGGCACGGCAGTTGACCGTCCGCCCGGAGCTGCCGGGAATGTTCCGGTACCTCGACTGGCTGCCGGTTCACGGGACGCTCCCTACCCAAACGCGTCCGGTAACGTTCCGCAGTGAGTCACTCTGCCACGAGCTTGGTCTGCCGAATCTCTGGGTGACGTTTACGGGTTACTATCCCGAACGGGAATGTTTTGTTGCGACGGGGTCGTTCAAGGAACTTGAGGCGCTGCCGACCACCGTTCGCCTCGCCGAGAATGGCGGGGGTACGCTGGTCGTTGCATCCGCCGGAAACACGGGCCGGGCGTTTGCCCAGATGGCAGCGGAGTTCGGGACACCGGTTATTATTGTGGTGCCGGAGACGTCGGCGAAGAGTCTCTGGACGGTGACGGAGCCCAAACAGCCGGACGCGATCAAACTGATCACGGTCCGGGGTGATTATACGGATGCGATTGCGGTTGCAAACCGTATCACGGAGCGCCCGGGATATCTGCCGGAGGGCGGGGCGAAGAATGTCGCCCGCCGTGACGGTATGGGAACGGTGATGCTGGATGCGGTGGTGACGATTGGACGCATGCCGGATCATTATTTCCAGGCGGTGGGTTCCGGTACCGGCGGCATTGCGGCATGGGAGGCTGCAATGCGGCTTGCAGCCGACGGGCGGTTCGGCAGTGAGGTGCCCCGGCTGCATCTTGCACAGAATCTGCCGTTTGTTCCGATGGTGCATGCCTGGAAGGAACGGCGTGCTCTGCTGCTCGAACGGGATATGCCGGATGCGGCAGAGGCGATTGCGCAGGTGTCGGCGCCGGTTCTGACGAACCGGGCGCCGCCCTACAGTATGCCGGGCGGGGTGTTTGAGGCGATGATGTACTGCGGCGGCGATATGTATGCCGTCAGCAATGCGGACGCGAGGGATGCGGGACGCCTCTTCTCCGATGCGGAGAATGGTATCGATCTGGATCCGGCTGCGGCGGTTGCAACCGCTGCACTGATCTCTGCGGTCAACTGCGGAGCAGTTGACCGCAGGGATACGATTACGCTGAACATCACCGGCGGCGGGTATGCACGGGTTCGTGAGGAACGCGGTGTCTTCCCAGTACCGGTGACGGCAACGGTGCATGCGGATGAGGTGCCGGAGGTATGA
- the comE gene encoding sulfopyruvate decarboxylase subunit beta, whose product MNEEIVLRVLAEQGIDLVASLPCDKNKRLTALLPTKFPVMDLAREEDGVGICAGAYLGGRKPVMSIQSSGLGNMLNALMSLSRVYSLPLPILASWRGVCNEAICAQIPFNEPLPKLLDVYEIPYRIFSTGEDLEGLGEVIAGAYEGHTPYVALIKPSCWEPQEPVEIVYPLREAPARTMALPGYGRPEMKRLDAIRVVAEFADADTVLVSNIGVPSKELYASKDRAGNFYMLGSYMQASAIGLGCAVAMPEKRVVVIDGDGSLLGSAVLPVVAAAGCSNLTIVALDNGTFGSTGNQMSPAYATADLGFLALGAGIASVERACSAEELRDALERGTRFVHVLLAPGNSASPNISLSPAEIRDRFMRFCRE is encoded by the coding sequence ATGAACGAGGAGATTGTGCTCCGCGTTCTTGCGGAGCAGGGTATTGATCTTGTTGCGTCGCTGCCGTGCGATAAGAACAAGCGGCTGACGGCTCTGTTGCCGACGAAGTTTCCGGTGATGGATCTGGCCCGTGAGGAGGACGGCGTGGGAATTTGTGCGGGTGCGTATCTCGGAGGCAGGAAACCGGTGATGTCGATTCAGAGTTCGGGTCTGGGGAATATGCTGAATGCGCTGATGTCGTTGTCACGGGTGTATTCTCTGCCGCTGCCGATTCTTGCAAGCTGGCGGGGTGTCTGCAATGAGGCTATCTGTGCGCAGATTCCGTTCAACGAGCCGCTGCCGAAGCTTCTGGATGTGTACGAGATTCCGTACCGGATCTTTTCGACGGGTGAGGATCTGGAAGGGCTTGGTGAGGTGATCGCCGGAGCGTATGAGGGTCACACTCCGTACGTTGCGCTGATCAAGCCGTCGTGCTGGGAGCCGCAGGAACCGGTTGAGATTGTGTATCCGCTGCGGGAAGCGCCGGCGCGGACGATGGCACTTCCGGGGTATGGAAGGCCGGAGATGAAACGGCTGGATGCTATCCGGGTGGTTGCGGAGTTTGCGGATGCGGATACGGTTCTTGTTTCGAATATTGGTGTTCCGTCGAAGGAGCTGTATGCGTCGAAGGATCGGGCGGGGAATTTCTATATGCTGGGGAGTTATATGCAGGCGTCGGCGATTGGTCTCGGCTGTGCGGTTGCGATGCCGGAAAAACGGGTGGTGGTGATCGACGGAGACGGGAGTCTTTTAGGTTCTGCGGTACTGCCGGTTGTGGCTGCAGCGGGGTGTTCGAATCTGACGATTGTGGCTCTTGATAACGGGACGTTCGGGAGTACGGGGAATCAGATGAGTCCTGCGTATGCGACGGCGGACTTGGGGTTCCTTGCTCTTGGGGCGGGGATTGCTTCGGTTGAGCGGGCGTGTTCTGCGGAGGAGCTGCGGGATGCTCTGGAGCGGGGAACGCGGTTTGTGCATGTGCTTCTTGCGCCCGGAAATTCTGCGTCGCCGAATATTTCATTGTCCCCGGCGGAGATCCGGGATCGGTTTATGCGGTTCTGCCGTGAGTGA
- a CDS encoding MEMAR_RS02690 family S-layer glycoprotein, whose product MKIMAVLAVLLATALCVGAVSAADARVVAADGYAFVGENITISGTTQGDDLYPFDATTHKVIAGDPILNGTAQNYILTYSGNFTASAAPLSVGDGVLDSAKNITVAQLAFEDVPSVVAVGKDVTVKLNATVNGQKPAATTGLFATVIATLGTTTPVEKEVTVDTSTNAVLVELGSFESAGTITIALKGVGTSSGATPYLATCDAASVTTVNAVSVAPAPIASAPNAFVYQVIDTGDGATTLTMYKDEIGKSQVVNVISGENGIFNLLDSVVKGNYGAYSTTGGDDTVINIWYPELSLKAELTTGENGETEGDSIDGKTVGKNTKVSFLIEAPKLGTSYATTLATAKIVFTTPAGGKTTQFGDADYKDVKINAVKVLANFSAAGSTAAAGTYTAQAEFSAPDYFKNYADKSNTISFTLQSDTLTVTAAKDSVVRSNPFTVTIGGKANAKYAIYLDGISGSDINPYLQPSQSGQQDVTGISSDVKGKMGDSALIQNGKYTYGLFETDASGKRTVQYNTAGDTEDKTYTVKVYNNADVTDYDSVKIKVEKGAVTVTASGDGSYYIGEEIKLTGTNTDSSNIFLFITGPNLAVDGIQLKEVANKEATASRALYNANPIAVKTDNTWEYKWDTSKCGLDTGAYTIYATSILTNGKASSDAETSVTEYGKKVVVGDTTTYYAVKLSDSEYATVSVNLKQPFLSAVPSGTIVAKGDKIYIRGTAEGDPSTLMLYIFGPNKYQRESITVEDDGTYEKKLDIGSEWASNQYFVVIEHPMYNNEIDVKQVYYDNQNEVVPDKLGSVYTTLEIKNFGNTTAGTAGLQASFVVEGTNKLQGSNAADALTKMIDSANIDDIYTKLTFTVAEPWIKIVNPGDQALGSKFTITGTTNLAVDDQILVEVVSSSFNAVDKTSTSTTSGVSQTTKVVAGNGGDNTWTVEVDTTNWKLDEYTIKASGIEVDVTTTTNFNLVEKVVTPTPTATATGATPTTTTAPATTTPTQTPGFGAFIALAGLGAVALLVLRRN is encoded by the coding sequence ATGAAAATAATGGCAGTTCTCGCCGTTCTGCTCGCAACAGCGCTTTGTGTGGGTGCGGTTTCCGCAGCCGACGCAAGAGTGGTTGCTGCGGATGGATATGCCTTTGTTGGTGAAAATATCACCATTTCAGGTACAACACAGGGAGATGACCTCTATCCATTTGATGCAACGACTCACAAAGTCATTGCGGGCGATCCAATTCTGAATGGAACTGCCCAGAACTATATACTGACCTATTCTGGAAACTTTACTGCATCTGCAGCCCCCCTTTCCGTGGGTGATGGAGTTCTGGATAGTGCGAAGAACATCACTGTAGCACAGCTTGCATTTGAGGATGTTCCCTCCGTGGTCGCAGTTGGAAAGGACGTAACCGTTAAGCTCAACGCAACGGTCAACGGTCAGAAACCCGCCGCTACCACTGGCCTTTTCGCAACGGTAATCGCGACACTGGGTACAACCACCCCAGTAGAAAAAGAAGTTACGGTAGATACCTCTACAAATGCAGTACTCGTTGAATTAGGTTCATTTGAATCTGCAGGTACGATCACAATTGCATTGAAAGGTGTTGGTACTTCATCCGGTGCTACCCCATACCTGGCAACATGTGACGCAGCCTCAGTTACTACCGTAAATGCTGTCTCAGTTGCCCCTGCACCAATTGCAAGCGCACCGAATGCATTCGTCTATCAGGTTATTGACACAGGTGATGGTGCAACAACGCTGACGATGTACAAAGACGAGATCGGCAAGTCCCAGGTCGTCAACGTCATTAGCGGTGAAAATGGTATTTTCAACCTCCTTGACTCAGTCGTCAAAGGAAACTACGGTGCATACTCTACAACTGGCGGGGACGACACGGTCATCAACATCTGGTATCCTGAACTGAGCCTGAAAGCAGAGCTCACAACTGGGGAAAACGGTGAAACCGAGGGTGACTCCATCGATGGAAAGACCGTTGGCAAAAACACCAAGGTCAGCTTCCTCATCGAAGCCCCGAAACTCGGAACCAGCTATGCAACAACCCTTGCAACCGCAAAGATTGTCTTTACCACTCCGGCAGGAGGTAAGACCACCCAGTTTGGAGACGCCGACTACAAAGACGTCAAGATTAATGCAGTAAAAGTTCTCGCAAACTTCTCCGCAGCCGGATCAACCGCCGCAGCCGGAACCTACACCGCTCAGGCAGAATTCTCCGCACCGGACTACTTCAAGAACTATGCTGACAAATCCAACACGATCTCCTTCACGCTCCAGAGTGACACGCTCACCGTAACTGCAGCAAAGGACTCTGTTGTTCGCAGCAACCCGTTCACGGTCACTATCGGTGGCAAAGCAAACGCCAAGTATGCAATCTACCTTGATGGCATTAGCGGCTCTGACATCAACCCATACCTCCAGCCCTCCCAGAGTGGTCAGCAGGATGTAACCGGAATCAGCAGCGATGTCAAAGGCAAGATGGGTGACTCTGCTCTTATCCAGAACGGTAAGTACACCTACGGTCTCTTTGAGACAGATGCAAGCGGAAAGCGCACTGTCCAGTACAACACCGCAGGTGACACCGAAGACAAGACCTACACCGTCAAAGTTTACAACAATGCAGACGTAACCGATTACGACTCCGTAAAGATCAAAGTCGAAAAAGGAGCAGTAACCGTCACTGCATCCGGTGATGGTTCTTACTACATCGGTGAAGAGATTAAACTCACCGGTACCAACACTGACAGTAGCAACATCTTCCTGTTCATTACCGGTCCGAACCTTGCTGTTGATGGTATTCAGCTGAAAGAAGTTGCAAACAAAGAAGCAACCGCATCCAGAGCACTCTACAACGCAAACCCGATTGCTGTCAAGACTGACAACACCTGGGAATACAAGTGGGACACCTCAAAGTGCGGACTTGACACCGGTGCATACACAATCTATGCAACCAGCATCCTGACGAATGGTAAAGCATCCAGCGATGCAGAAACCAGTGTTACCGAATACGGTAAGAAAGTCGTTGTAGGCGATACAACTACCTACTATGCAGTCAAACTCTCTGACTCCGAGTATGCAACCGTTTCCGTCAACCTGAAACAGCCGTTCCTCTCCGCAGTCCCATCCGGAACTATTGTCGCAAAAGGCGATAAGATCTACATCCGTGGAACCGCAGAAGGCGACCCGAGCACCCTGATGCTCTATATCTTTGGTCCGAACAAGTACCAGAGAGAATCCATCACCGTCGAAGATGATGGAACCTACGAAAAGAAACTCGACATCGGATCCGAGTGGGCATCCAACCAGTACTTCGTTGTCATTGAACACCCGATGTACAACAACGAAATTGATGTGAAGCAGGTCTACTACGACAACCAGAATGAGGTTGTCCCCGACAAACTTGGCTCAGTTTACACAACCCTCGAAATCAAGAACTTCGGTAACACTACTGCAGGAACCGCAGGTCTGCAGGCATCCTTCGTTGTCGAAGGTACCAACAAGCTTCAGGGATCCAATGCAGCAGACGCACTCACCAAGATGATTGACTCTGCCAACATTGATGATATCTACACCAAGCTGACCTTCACTGTTGCCGAGCCATGGATCAAGATCGTTAACCCGGGAGACCAGGCACTGGGATCCAAGTTCACGATCACTGGTACCACCAACCTTGCAGTTGATGATCAGATCCTTGTTGAGGTTGTATCTTCTTCCTTCAACGCAGTTGACAAGACTTCCACCTCCACCACCTCCGGTGTCTCTCAGACCACCAAGGTTGTTGCAGGAAATGGTGGCGACAACACGTGGACTGTTGAAGTTGATACTACCAACTGGAAACTCGATGAGTACACTATCAAGGCATCTGGTATCGAAGTCGATGTAACCACCACGACCAACTTCAACCTCGTTGAGAAAGTCGTGACCCCGACTCCGACCGCAACTGCAACCGGAGCAACTCCGACCACCACCACTGCACCCGCAACGACTACTCCGACCCAGACTCCGGGATTCGGCGCATTCATTGCACTCGCAGGACTTGGTGCAGTAGCACTCCTCGTACTCCGCAGAAACTAA
- a CDS encoding RNA-processing protein, with protein MYWYGSGTDISTDPAEVAARLRAVKTDMTAYVPCDWRQAQQLGLVRDRQEYLEAVRRVTIYMAEEGIAAASQEKDVELLQMVRTLDEMDTVINLLTERLVDWYISITPSFSRKYRGSGAGAARLLPMIGKKGTEPMKKVAKEILSMSAARTSLMKEVSHKAVVVIPNMSALVGGLVAARLMSRAGGLAAVARMPGSSIQVIGAEGALFSHIRTGTPSPKHGIVFQHRRVHNAPREVRGAVARALAAKLAIAARLDYFRGELDAVFVDAANARIDGLMGTGTGTEPMKKEVRK; from the coding sequence ATGTACTGGTACGGGTCGGGAACCGACATCTCAACAGACCCAGCAGAGGTTGCTGCACGACTGCGGGCAGTAAAAACCGATATGACGGCGTACGTTCCCTGCGACTGGCGGCAGGCGCAGCAGCTTGGTCTTGTCCGGGATCGGCAGGAGTACCTCGAGGCTGTCCGGCGGGTCACAATCTACATGGCCGAAGAGGGAATTGCGGCTGCGTCGCAGGAGAAGGATGTGGAGCTTCTGCAGATGGTGCGGACGCTTGATGAGATGGATACGGTGATCAATCTCCTTACGGAGCGGCTGGTTGACTGGTATATTTCCATCACGCCGTCGTTTTCCCGTAAGTACCGGGGTTCGGGAGCGGGCGCTGCCCGGCTTTTGCCGATGATCGGGAAGAAGGGGACGGAGCCGATGAAGAAGGTTGCCAAAGAGATTTTGTCGATGTCTGCGGCGCGGACGAGTCTGATGAAGGAGGTTTCGCATAAGGCGGTTGTGGTGATTCCGAATATGAGTGCGCTGGTGGGCGGTCTGGTGGCCGCCCGCCTGATGTCGCGGGCCGGGGGGCTTGCGGCGGTTGCGCGGATGCCGGGGTCGTCGATTCAGGTGATTGGTGCGGAGGGGGCGCTGTTTTCGCATATCCGGACGGGGACGCCGTCGCCGAAACACGGTATCGTGTTTCAGCACCGGCGGGTGCATAATGCGCCCCGCGAGGTGCGGGGTGCGGTGGCGCGTGCACTTGCGGCGAAGCTGGCGATTGCGGCACGGCTGGATTATTTCCGGGGGGAGCTTGATGCGGTGTTTGTGGATGCGGCGAATGCGCGGATTGACGGGTTGATGGGGACGGGCACAGGGACCGAGCCGATGAAAAAGGAGGTGCGGAAGTGA